In Debaryomyces hansenii CBS767 chromosome A complete sequence, a genomic segment contains:
- a CDS encoding DEHA2D18238p (no similarity) — translation MIYLYFLLLISTVRAEYIMKPVHPHEYLNNYYIECLDEVTALCIVDAYSNDTVVVQDMSNTPEEAKYLRKIFEACKVTRPSTNAILYKWHGADKMV, via the coding sequence ATGATATACCtatattttctattattgatatcaaCAGTTAGAGCAGAGTATATTATGAAGCCTGTGCACCCGcatgaatatttgaataattacTACATAGAGTGCTTAGATGAAGTAACAGCTTTGTGTATTGTTGACGCATATAGTAATGATACAGTCGTAGTACAGGATATGTCGAACACCCCTGAAGAAGCAAAGTATTTGCGAAAGATATTCGAAGCATGTAAAGTCACTAGGCCATCTACTAACGCAATACTATATAAGTGGCATGGAGCTGACAAGATGGTATAG
- a CDS encoding DEHA2D18282p (weakly similar to uniprot|P54999 Saccharomyces cerevisiae YPR182W SMX3 Sm or Sm-like snRNP protein), with the protein MSSIKKESSSGSENTGPSVFLSEIIGSSVTVRLHNGVEYLGNLQSIDGYMNIVLDETKEFVGGDQARNYGDVFIRGNNGKCFLY; encoded by the coding sequence ATGTCATCAATAAAGAAGGAATCGTCCTCTGGTTCAGAAAATACAGGCCCTTCTGTGTTTTTAAGCGAGATTATTGGGAGCTCTGTGACTGTTAGATTGCACAATGGTGTTGAATACTTGGGAAATTTACAAAGTATAGATGGATACATGAATATTGTATTAGATGAAACCAAGGAATTTGTCGGCGGTGATCAAGCCAGGAATTACGGTGATGTATTCATAAGAGGTAATAATGGTAAGTGCTTTCTCTATTAG
- a CDS encoding DEHA2D18304p (similar to uniprot|Q06405 Saccharomyces cerevisiae YDR377W ATP17 Subunit f of the F0 sector of mitochondrial F1F0 ATP synthase which is a large evolutionarily conserved enzyme complex required for ATP synthesis) yields MSFIARRQLSTLIPPKIASAKNIGSNPNAKRMTDVVSFYKKLPSGPAPAFKKPTSPLGKYKAAYFEGDNASGKPLLHLALIVGILGYTWEYQSHLKHHKGH; encoded by the exons ATGTCATTCATCGCTAGAAGACAATTATCTACATTAATCCCACCAAAGATTGCTTCTGCTAAG AACATTGGTTCAAACCCAAATGCTAAGAGAATGACCGATGTCGTTTCTTTCTACAAGAAATTACCAAGTGGTCCAGCTCCAGCCTTCAAGAAGCCTACTTCTCCTCTCGGTAAGTACAAGGCTGCTTACTTCGAAGGTGATAACGCTTCCGGTAAGCCATTACTCCACTTGGCTCTTATTGTCGGTATCTTAGGTTACACTTGGGAATACCAATCTCACTTAAAGCACCACAAAGGACACTAA
- a CDS encoding DEHA2D18326p (weakly similar to uniprot|P13186 Saccharomyces cerevisiae YLR096W KIN2 Serine/threonine protein kinase involved in regulation of exocytosis), with product MDPSVNYEYPVPPQEYQQKRYQNPNQVPEITNKEQVVPQSALPATPRMLRSVSGNQKNSGSDSYSQEDQPAEENDRSMTPQQLDKYQQYVSSANYQMDASHSKNSSLNQPQHSKRGTSASHSRTPSVNRQPQPPPTPPTWNSQFPNQPNQQQPVTSPQRKQELLPPAAISSPSSKPPTVGNAASANKTRPMPQQHPGQNNEHGHHHHSHHHNQQQQASQQQQQQQFHRKSIGDWDFIKTIGAGSMGKVKLAQHNSTSEICAVKIVPRAAKLFQRAHANDPPILNAQAAAQRQKEFEKEVTRDKRTIREGALGRLLFHPFICRLYEMVPMTNHYYMLFEYVEGGQMLDYIVSHGSLKEKNARKFARGIASALEYCHSNNVVHRDLKIENIMINSKGDIKIIDFGLSNLYSPKSLLKTYCGSLYFAAPELLSAKPYTGPEVDVWSFGVVLYVLVCGKVPFDDQSVSILHEKIKRGNVEYPSFLSKECVSLLSRMLVVDPTKRASLFEVVQHPWMNRGYEAPQSCYLPKRKPLELPLDPEIVKSIASFDIGTVQSVTEEMTSILTSVEYQMSCENWYKITEKGRKYASAPNAHILPDPTGGFHPLISIYYLVHEMKMRKKAKEHSAKAQLEQANSKQASQQGNLQAPRQDETLQYEPEQQKREERLPGLSFPEQAHTSASPATFQKSSPSPPRDQKEESIPEQQPHSPRESMANTDTLDPNGGKPGGFNSLFRRLSSKKYKNSPSSPNRNQTSPDASDHNIAPPPIPRVSIVPDSQEHIPSPSSNKSHKNDPMVRRGVSMKVTAKEKSSSSKVDLHSSTSNTPKPQPEVSTQPTKTSHNRSSSTSTNNAVNKYRGYVPEQYLPPLPNINPNTNTLVPPASGSNSPLKVAPGAEGRKLHPTARAKSVGGHVRKESYGRSNRAQKQPHPTLPNALASQNSDEIIDEGSTRDDGFFDDVTLDEVDYQEIPQLTEEQIIDQFNHAKQNSMPSIEYPKTLFLKGFFSVQTTSTKPLPVIRYNIINVLSKLGVKFQEVKGGFVCAHAPSLQIKPAQPDDISTNTSTMIDSQQEEKKSEETSEEQRLYGDAFKSTSSSIERNSDIPTRIKTPEQNPGESQMKSPTRQASLHLNTQNLSPPSANSGKTHRPSNSVGGHRRKFSIGNSLLGSYRKKNGSQIMMPPNTPATAKLNKSLYGMDGDELEDEDEDETSKQFTEDDSVDSLNGLMIGGGSDMLISSTLEHKAKHQHSPSSGNSHLAKRSPLKFEIHIVKVPLVGLYGVQFKKLLGNTWNYKTLAGQILNELNL from the coding sequence ATGGATCCCCTGGTTAATTACGAGTATCCGGTTCCACCACAAGaatatcaacaaaaaaGATATCAGAACCCTAATCAGGTCCCAGAGATTACAAATAAAGAGCAAGTAGTACCCCAATCAGCACTTCCAGCCACACCGAGAATGTTACGAAGTGTGAGTGGTAATCAGAAGAATTCTGGGAGTGATAGTTACAGCCAGGAAGATCAACCTGCGGAGGAAAATGATCGTTCTATGACTCCTCAGCAATTGGATAAGTATCAACAGTATGTTTCGTCAGCCAATTACCAGATGGACGCGTCTCATTCTAAGAATTCCAGTTTAAACCAACCTCAGCATTCTAAACGTGGTACATCTGCAAGTCATTCAAGAACACCTAGCGTTAACAGACAGCCACAACCGCCGCCAACGCCACCGACATGGAACTCTCAGTTCCCAAATCAACCAAATCAACAACAGCCGGTTACATCTCCTCAAAGgaaacaagaattattacCACCAGCTGCTATTTCATCTCCCTCCTCCAAGCCGCCGACGGTGGGCAATGCTGCCTCAGCAAACAAAACACGTCCAATGCCGCAACAACATCCTGGCCAAAATAATGAGCATGGTCACCACCATCATTCCCATCATCATaaccaacaacaacagGCGctgcaacaacaacagcaacaacagtTTCATAGAAAGTCTATTGGTGATTGGGATTTCATAAAAACCATCGGTGCTGGTTCGATGGGTAAAGTGAAACTAGCTCAGCATAATTCTACGAGTGAGATTTGCGCAGTGAAGATTGTTCCAAGAGCTGCGAAGTTGTTTCAAAGAGCCCATGCTAATGATCCACCTATCCTTAATGCGCAAGCTGCAGCTCAGAGgcaaaaagaatttgaaaaagaagtaACAAGAGATAAACGTACCATACGTGAAGGTGCACTTGGAAGATTGTTATTCCATCCTTTTATATGTAGATTATACGAAATGGTGCCTATGAccaatcattattatatgtTATTTGAGTATGTTGAAGGTGGTCAAATGCTAGACTATATTGTTTCACATGGTTCgttgaaagagaagaatgCAAGAAAGTTTGCTCGTGGTATAGCACTGGCCTTAGAGTACTGTCATAGTAATAATGTTGTTCATAGagatttaaaaattgaaaatattatgatTAATTCTAAAGGTGATATTaagattattgattttggattatcaaatttatattcGCCAAAGTCTTTATTGAAGACTTATTGTGGGTCATTATACTTTGCGGCGCCTGAACTATTAAGTGCTAAACCTTATACTGGACCTGAAGTTGACGTATGGTCATTCGGTGTTGTCTTGTATGTATTAGTTTGTGGTAAGGTCCCTTTTGATGATCAATCTGTTTCAATCTTGCACGAAAAGATTAAAAGAGGTAATGTTGAATACCCAAGCTTTTTATCGAAAGAGTGCGTTTCTTTATTAAGCCGAATGTTAGTAGTTGATCCAACTAAAAGAGCATCTTTATTTGAAGTTGTACAACATCCTTGGATGAATAGGGGATACGAGGCTCCGCAATCTTGCTATCTCCCTAAGAGAAAACCTTTGGAATTACCATTAGATCCAGAAATAGTTAAAAGCATTGCATCATTTGACATTGGTACAGTTCAATCCGTTACGGAGGAAATGACTAGTATACTTACGAGCGTTGAATACCAGATGAGTTGTGAGAACTGGTATAAAATTACTGAGAAAGGTAGAAAGTATGCATCTGCACCGAATGCTCATATTTTGCCGGATCCAACTGGTGGTTTCCACccattaatttcaatttattatttagtGCATGAAATGAAGATGCGTAAAAAGGCTAAGGAACATTCTGCGAAAGCCCAATTGGAACAAGCTAATTCTAAACAAGCCAGTCAACAAGGTAATCTCCAAGCGCCACGTCAAGATGAAACTTTGCAATATGAACCTGAACAACAGAAACGGGAAGAAAGATTACCTGGATTGTCGTTTCCTGAGCAAGCACATACTTCGGCTTCGCCAGCTACGTTCCAGAAAAGTTCGCCTTCTCCACCAAGAGATCAAAAGGAAGAAAGTATTCCAGAACAACAGCCACATAGTCCAAGAGAATCCATGGCTAATACAGACACATTGGATCCAAACGGTGGAAAGCCAGGAGGatttaattcattgttTAGACGATTATCTTCGAAGAAGTATAAAAATTCACCGTCGTCGCCTAACAGAAACCAGACCTCTCCAGATGCGTCTGATCATAATATTGCACCACCTCCAATACCTAGAGTATCTATTGTTCCTGATTCACAAGAACATATACCATCACCCTCTTCAAACAAATCCCATAAAAATGATCCTATGGTTCGTCGTGGTGTAAGTATGAAGGTAACTGCGAAAGAAAAATCTTCCTCTTCCAAAGTTGACTTGCATTCATCAACCTCAAATACTCCGAAACCACAACCAGAAGTATCAACGCAGCCTACTAAAACTTCCCATAATCGTTCGTCTTCGACATCAACAAATAACGCAGTCAACAAATATCGTGGATATGTTCCAGAGCAGTATTTACCACCGTTACCTAATATCAATCCTAATACGAACACTTTAGTTCCACCTGCTTCTGGATCTAACAGTCCATTGAAAGTTGCTCCAGGGGCCGAGGGAAGAAAATTGCATCCAACCGCAAGAGCTAAATCAGTAGGCGGCCATGTAAGAAAAGAATCATATGGCCGCAGTAATCGTGCCCAAAAGCAACCACATCCAACACTACCTAATGCGTTGGCTTCTCAAAATAGTGATGAGATAATAGATGAAGGCTCAACACGCGATGACGGTTTCTTCGATGATGTAACGTTGGATGAAGTTgattatcaagaaattccTCAATTAACAGAAGAGCAAATCATCGATCAATTTAACCATGCTAAGCAAAATAGTATGccatcaattgaatatccAAAGACCTTGTTCTTAAAAGGGTTTTTCAGTGTACAAACTACTTCTACAAAGCCATTACCTGTTATCAGATATAACATAATAAATGTTTTGAGCAAATTGGGAGTGAAGTTTCAGGAAGTAAAGGGTGGATTTGTTTGTGCACATGCACCTTCGTTGCAAATCAAGCCCGCACAACCTGATGATATATCGACTAATACGAGTACTATGATCGATTCGCAACAGGAGGAAAAGAAATCCGAAGAGACCTCCGAAGAGCAAAGGTTATACGGTGATGCTTTTAAATCTACGTCATCATCTATTGAGAGAAATTCTGACATACCAACAAGAATCAAGACCCCGGAGCAAAATCCTGGTGAATCACAAATGAAAAGTCCAACTAGACAAGCATCATTACATCTCAATACGCAAAACCTCTCGCCTCCATCTGCTAATAGCGGCAAAACTCATAGGCCATCAAATTCTGTTGGTGGACATAGACGTAAATTTTCGATCGGTAATTCGCTTTTAGGCTCATACCGCAAAAAGAATGGATCACAGATAATGATGCCTCCGAACACGCCAGCTACAGCGAAGCTTAATAAGCTGTTGTATGGGATGGATGgtgatgaattagaagatgaggatgaagatgaaactTCTAAGCAATTTACTGAAGATGATTCCgttgattcattaaacGGATTAATGATTGGCGGTGGTAGTGACATGTTGATTTCCTCAACGTTAGAGCATAAGGCAAAACATCAACACTCTCCAAGTTCAGGAAATTCTCATCTTGCAAAGAGATCACCTTTGAAATTCGAAATACATATTGTTAAAGTTCCTTTAGTTGGCTTGTACGGAGTTCAGTTCAAAAAGCTTTTGGGTAATACATGGAATTACAAAACCTTGGCAGGCCAAATTTTAaacgaattgaatttatga
- a CDS encoding DEHA2D18348p (weakly similar to uniprot|Q12072 Saccharomyces cerevisiae YLR095C IOC2 Member of a complex (Isw1b) with Isw1p and Ioc4p that exhibits nucleosome-stimulated ATPase activity and acts within coding regions to coordinate transcription elongation with termination and processing contains a PHD finger motif), translating into MVSKSKSNTPNVSVPDHPANSLSYGNEDQISALLKLQPIYMPTNKHTNEEVLDKVRSSYKYLYVVNWLYQCRGYIKLQSEYFDVDLFEIELLNMVYPPPIDESILFINKLKLALISTLQNSKCSSINNFEKIFRLWFGFETALAGNEDDEDETPEPKFDNLLIEDKFEILFTLISYITQYQNFRNYIDKNNVSSDLIRVQSLYSEEVKAGTTEDYISLFDHTRLYKRTIKFPELSIPKKRKLAPEVPEEFFESEQFDIESTSFEIISKNIYEFNSFLLDIYGKRKQKKYKTLYSSLADDMIFESIFNAEIKKRKILTNRRKELQLANLLATRKRSSRLEAKEKQRQEELRLLKLQEEEELRVAGEKRLERRRMMKDQGFNSNHDIPSSTNTLSREERLKLRKLTGESNKTTASPEIESQTIIKSEDAPVQHEVEATKTNEINNDINKEMQMTVTSVGSEHSLTQVDSAVGYTSEQKNHANISNVPDVSNLLPDHQLEHVNNNEEQAASYQRSVGGMPVSYTASLPVQSGIYEKPNQNFHNVPIQLTQNYGSMQNQNYGSMPIQSHDSVLNQSYGSVPTQSYDTAPTQSYGNAPTQMVQNLGNFPVPQTFNTKVDQINRINEPNQAINAIDTNSNQFTERNDTPKADSNQNFDQSQSHEANYGTNH; encoded by the coding sequence ATGGTTTCTAAAAGTAAATCAAATACACCTAATGTTAGTGTACCAGATCATCCAGCAAATTCTCTTTCATACGGGAATGAAGATCAAATAAGCGCGTTGCTAAAGCTCCAGCCTATTTACATGCCGACCAATAAACATACAAATGAAGAAGTACTAGACAAAGTAAGATCCAGctataaatatttgtacGTAGTCAACTGGTTATATCAATGCAGAGGTTATATAAAATTACAATCTGAGTATTTTGATGTTGATCTTTTCGAAATAGAGTTACTTAACATGGTCTATCCACCCCCAATTGATGAATCgattttatttatcaataagttGAAGTTGGCTTTGATCTCAACCTTGCAAAATTCCAAGTGTTCCTCgattaataattttgaaaagataTTTAGACTTTGGTTTGGTTTTGAAACCGCGTTAGCTGGTaacgaagatgatgaagatgagaCTCCTGAACCAAAATTCGACAACTTGTTGATTGAAgacaaatttgaaatattatttacattGATCTCTTATATCACTCAATACCAAAATTTCAGAAATTACATAGACAAAAACAACGTGTCCTCTGATTTAATAAGAGTCCAGTCGCTCTATTCTGAAGAAGTAAAAGCGGGAACTACGGAAGATTATATTTCACTCTTCGATCATACAAGATTATACAAAAGAACTATCAAATTCCCAGAGCTTTCTATTCCAAAGAAACGAAAATTGGCTCCGGAAGTACCTGAAGAATTCTTTGAATCCGAacaatttgatattgagTCTACctcatttgaaataattagtaagaatatttatgaattcaattcgttTTTGCTTGATATTTATGGCAAAAGGAAAcagaaaaaatataaaacgTTATATTCCAGTTTGGCAGACGATATGATATTTGAATCTATTTTTAATGCAGAGatcaagaagagaaagataTTAACGAACAGAAGGAAGGAACTCCAATTAGCAAACTTATTGGCGACTAGAAAAAGATCTTCAAGGTTGGAGGCTAAAGAAAAACAAAGACAAGAAGAACTCAGGTTATTAAAACTTcaggaagaagaagaattaaggGTTGCTGGCGAGAAGAGAttggaaagaagaagaatgatgAAAGATCAAGGGTTCAATTCGAATCATGATATTCCGCTGAGTACAAATACATTATCTAGAGAAGAAAGGTTAAAGTTGAGGAAGCTTACAGGTGAGTCGAATAAGACAACAGCTAGCCCTGAGATCGAATCCCAGACGATTATAAAATCAGAAGACGCGCCGGTCCAACATGAAGTTGAAGCCACTAAGACTAATGAGATAAATAATGACATAAACAAGGAAATGCAAATGACGGTAACAAGCGTTGGTAGTGAGCATTCTCTTACACAAGTAGATTCTGCGGTTGGTTATACACTGGAACAGAAAAACCACGCTAATATATCGAATGTCCCCGatgtttcaaatttgttACCTGATCATCAATTAGAGCatgtaaataataatgaagaacaagCTGCATCTTATCAAAGATCTGTCGGCGGAATGCCGGTTTCTTACACAGCTTCATTGCCAGTGCAATCTGGTATTTACGAAAAGCCAAATCAAAACTTTCATAATGTTCCTATTCAACTAACTCAAAACTATGGTAGCatgcaaaatcaaaactACGGTAGCATGCCAATTCAAAGCCATGACAGTGTTTTAAATCAAAGCTATGGTAGCGTACCAACTCAAAGTTATGATACCGCACCAACTCAAAGCTATGGTAACGCACCAACCCAAATGGTTCAAAATTTGGGTAATTTTCCGGTACCACAAACTTTTAATACCAAGGTCGACCAAATAAATCGTATTAATGAACCAAATCAAGCCATCAATGCTATCGATACCAATTCCAATCAATTTACCGAACGAAATGATACGCCTAAGGCAGATTCAAACCAGAATTTTGATCAACTGCAAAGCCATGAAGCAAATTATGGTACTAATCATTAA
- a CDS encoding DEHA2D18370p (similar to CA5872|IPF333 Candida albicans IPF333 unknown function), with the protein MSQSNSGELGNIGDKTYEHIYGIDKIDIPEVDDNDSDIFEVSYKNMDFNDMDFEQTYTMYSTLQQKKALNVMDQLQKVQMLNEQYCTGIGQYEQVEDMKGGYAHESSKTMESQPRDDFDQFFSNTESNALEKFLDNLANSSGSSNPMHMYNDGQSNYQHDFPVFELHTMKAPAMPMPTPPQHSISPSDPQMIGHNTQGAMSNTKKSLVDALEHPSLRNLTTPDVCQLPTPLDSRQSSTSFNVVSDQDLDQDSFSSELSTPQAGSPGAKKRKRSCHKPLLTVEQKRLNHSLSEKKRRQSCKLAYERCLRLITNINDYTDMKVDNSKGKSKRKQINKDGLPNLSKHTALTKITNEMVKIKSQNDRLKKLLNLE; encoded by the coding sequence ATGAGCCAAAGTAATAGTGGTGAGCTCGGTAATATTGGCGACAAAACATATGAACATATATACGGTATTGACAAAATAGATATACCAGAGGTTGACGATAACGACagtgatatatttgaagtGAGTTATAAAAATATGGACTTTAACGACATGGATTTCGAGCAGACATACACGATGTACTCGACCTTACAACAGAAAAAGGCATTAAATGTAATGGACCAGTTGCAGAAGGTGCAGATGTTAAACGAGCAATATTGTACTGGGATTGGCCAGTACGAACAGGTGGAAGATATGAAAGGAGGATACGCCCACGAGTCGTCGAAGACGATGGAGTCACAGCCCAGAGACGATTTTGACCAGTTTTTTTCGAACACTGAGTCCAATGCATTGGAGAAATTTTTAGACAACTTGGCTAACTCGAGCGGGTCTTCGAACCCAATGCATATGTACAACGATGGTCAGTCGAACTATCAGCATGATTTCCCCGTTTTTGAGTTGCATACCATGAAGGCGCCTGCTATGCCTATGCCAACACCACCCCAGCATTCAATATCCCCTAGCGACCCCCAGATGATAGGCCATAATACCCAGGGAGCCATGAGCAATACTAAGAAGTCATTAGTTGACGCGCTCGAACATCCTTCGTTGAGAAACTTAACAACTCCAGATGTGTGCCAATTACCTACCCCTTTGGACAGTAGACAATCATCTACTTCATTCAACGTCGTTTCTGATCAAGATTTAGATCAAGATTCCTTCAGCAGTGAATTATCGACTCCTCAAGCTGGTTCTCCAGGAGCGAAGAAACGCAAGAGATCTTGCCACAAGCCGTTATTGACGGTTGAACAAAAACGCCTCAATCACTCACTTTCTgagaaaaagagaagacAGCTGTGCAAATTGGCATATGAAAGATGTTTACGTCTTATTACTAATATCAACGATTATACCGACATGAAAGTCGATAATTCGAAGggaaaatcaaaaagaaaGCAAATTAACAAAGATGGGTTaccaaatttatcaaaacaCACCGCTTTAACCAAAATTACTAATGAGATGGTTAAGATCAAAAGTCAAAATGATCggttaaaaaaattattaaatttggaATAG
- a CDS encoding DEHA2D18392p (similar to CA3646|IPF4128 Candida albicans IPF4128 unknown function) produces MGVCLSCLRGDYDDDEINETTSLLGHGIYSDENYQEELLKQQQRQNELNVIVNELNDNLIDVSTFLNKNSFDQTDYPVVMSDKEKLKIVDEIDNLDVAIKKSCQVEVKDPLYLKF; encoded by the coding sequence ATGGGGGTTTGTCTTTCATGTTTAAGAGGTGACtacgatgacgatgaaattaatgaaaccACATCATTACTAGGTCATGGTATATATAGCGATGAAAATTACCAAGAAGAGCTTTTAAAACAGCAACAACGCCAGAACGAATTGAACGTTATAGTCAACGAATTAAACGACAATTTAATTGATGTTTCTacatttttgaataagaaCAGCTTTGATCAGACAGACTATCCAGTGGTTATGAGtgataaagaaaagttgaaaattgTTGACGAGATAGATAACCTAGACGTGGCAATTAAGAAGCTGTGTCAAGTTGAAGTAAAGGACCCAttgtatttgaaattttga
- a CDS encoding DEHA2D18414p (similar to CA3656|IPF7456 Candida albicans IPF7456 unknown function) — translation MSKSLCCLAFESLYNKLFTDSPRISYDKFKSIIHSNAELPLKAPLFITWNKNEQLRGCIGTFQPLPIESGTKRFSLTSSLQDPRFPPIGKSEFNSLSVSVTLLDNFEPAKEWDDWTVGDHGLKVNFNKDGEMYSGTFLPSVAVEQEWDKITTLAYLLKKADYTGVSKSKTTEFYQTGIDEGWLELVRYEGVKECLDYNEFMELRNSIK, via the coding sequence ATGTCGAAATCGTTGTGTTGTTTAGCATTTGAATCCTTATATAACAAGTTATTTACTGACTCTCCACGTATCTCTTATGATAAGTTTAAAAGCATAATTCATTCGAATGCTGAGTTGCCTCTTAAAGCTCCACTATTCATCACATGGAATAAGAATGAACAGTTGAGAGGATGCATTGGGACTTTTCAACCATTACCGATAGAATCTGGTACAAAAAGATTTTCTCTCACATCATCATTACAAGATCCAAGATTTCCCCCAATTGGCAAACTGGAATTCAATCTGTTATCAGTTTCAGTAACACTCTTAGACAATTTTGAACCAGCTAAAGAATGGGATGACTGGACAGTAGGTGATCATGGATTGAAGGTCAACTTCAATAAGGATGGTGAAATGTACCTGGGGACTTTCTTGCCTAGTGTTGCGGTTGAACAAGAATGGGATAAAATTACCACGCTTGCCTATCTTTTAAAGAAAGCTGATTATACGGGAGTTCTGAAATCAAAGACTACCGAGTTCTATCAAACAGGTATTGATGAAGGGTGGTTGGAATTAGTTAGATACGAGGGGGTAAAGGAATGCTTAGATTACAATGAATTTATGGAACTTAGAAATTCGATTAAATAA
- a CDS encoding DEHA2D18436p (similar to uniprot|Q12382 Saccharomyces cerevisiae YOR311C HSD1 Endoplasmic reticulum (ER)-resident membrane protein overproduction induces enlargement of ER-like membrane structures and suppresses a temperature-sensitive sly1 mutation): MITTSVAPVTTDIQFRHKYSKHGKTSYNIKSTNLEIDNSEDSEGEEIIEYANEEGIFIQEQANEESFIRKHEIPRKTFHSFTGIFTLWLYVNGYNQRQLVFPMLIMAITCFFQDFIRFRVPSVNDKLIKLYSSMMRESEKNSYNGILFFLIGIIITSSLLPKDICLMCNLLLSWGDTSASLFGREFGKYTPKLSTNKSLAGSLASFATGVGCCYLMYMFMIPKYHHLVDLPNDIMWSPETSSLNIHCFAIACGFISSISEFIDLWGMDDNFTIPVLSGSFLYSLVHIFKNYP; this comes from the coding sequence ATGATAACGACTAGCGTGGCACCAGTTACAAcagatattcaatttagaCATAAATATTCGAAGCATGGGAAGACATCCTATAATATAAAGAGTACCAATTTAGAAATTGATAACTCAGAAGATAGTGAAGGGGAAGAAATAATCGAGTATGCTAATGAGGAAggtatatttattcaagaacAAGCCAACGAAGAATCGTTTATTAGGAAACATGAAATACCAAGGAAAACATTTCATTCATTCACCGGTATTTTTACTCTTTGGTTGTATGTAAATGGATATAATCAACGTCAATTAGTTTTCCCTATGCTTATAATGGCTATTACATGTTTCTTCCAAGATTTTATTAGGTTTAGAGTACCAAGCGTAAACgacaaattgataaaattatattcttccATGATGAGAGAAAGCGAGAAAAACAGCTACAACGGaattcttttcttcctAATTGGAATAATTATCACTTCTTCGTTATTGCCGAAGGATATATGTTTAATGtgcaatttattattaagttGGGGTGATACCTCTGCATCTCTTTTTGGTAGAGAGTTTGGAAAATATACTCCAAAATTGAGCACCAACAAATCATTAGCAGGAAGCTTGGCAAGTTTTGCTACAGGGGTAGGTTGTTGCTATTTAATGTATATGTTTATGATTCCcaaatatcatcatttggTTGATTTACCAAATGATATTATGTGGAGCCCTGAaacatcatcattaaatattcaTTGTTTCGCAATAGCGTGTGGATTTATTTCTAGCATCTCAGAGTTTATCGACTTATGGGGTAtggatgataattttacaATCCCTGTATTGAGTGGCAGCTTCTTATACAGTTTAGTTCacattttcaagaattatCCTTGA